The following nucleotide sequence is from Coffea eugenioides isolate CCC68of chromosome 3, Ceug_1.0, whole genome shotgun sequence.
AGGCCAACAGAACCAGATGCTGCAGATACAAATACTTTTTCTCCCTTCTTTGGATTGCAAACCTCAAAGAGTCCACCATAAGCAGTCAAACCAGACATACCTTCAAAACACATAGTGTTAATATCAATGAAAAAAATGCTAAAGGATTATGTGATGCTATTTGTTTAGGGTTCCTTTACTGCTACAGATGAATAGCTGTCTTTTAAGAAAAACGCTAGTTCTTGTAATAATGAAAGTCTTTTATGAAGAACTAAAGACCCTGGAAAGTTAACATCCTATCCTTTGCTTGTTATTGTTGATTGAACCGTATCAAAGCTGGTTTGTCATGCACAAATGCAGTCCTAATATGAGGTTTAAAATAACCAAGGGATGCATATATCCTTcctttgaaaaggaaaaataatagCCATCCCAATTATGGGATGAAACTAAAGGAGCCGCGGGCTAGAGGGTGGTTTCAGGACATGGGAGGGGAAAGGTTTTAGAGTTATTTAGGTACTGCTTTTCGTGGAGATATATCTTTAAATTCCTCATGGGATTCCTGaaaaccaaaatttcaattaacaTGTCTTCATATCTCATGTCCTATCTTTTGGTCGAGAAAACTTTATTTGTCTTTCAAATTTAGATTGATACTTGTACAACTAGTAGTCGCACGTCTGCATTATCTTAGCAAACTCAAAAAAGTGTGAGCTGAACCACAAATGTTGAGTAGAGAAGGTTCAGTACCCTCTTTCACTTTTCCTAGGGTAAACATTATCAGGGTATCACTGAAATTTGAAGTCCAGAGAACTTGGTGAGCAGAAAATTCAGTGGCTGACCATGAAAGACGATGACATGCTACCACTAGTGCAAAAACACATCCAAAAGAAGAACATCATGGGAAAACGCACAACCACATAATATGCATGAAACACAATAGCACCAGATGACCACACACtggaaaatgaaatttcatgaaactgaaaaagaaatgcacaaGTTCACAAGCATCGATTTTGCATGCACAGAAAAAGTCCCCTGAAAACATAGTTACCGAGTTTTAGTTCTCAAGGTTATGCAAATCAAATTTGGATTGTTATACAATTTTCAGCTACATCTCCAATTGCAAAATGACATCACTCAGCAAGTGTGGAGCTCACCTAGAAGTCCAGTGTAATGGGAAAGGGGTACATCTGTATGCTCAATCTTGAAAAGAGAATCAGGTTCTGCTATGAGACTGTACTCCTCCCATCCAGTTATACCCCACACCAAGTCACCCTTCTCGAACTTTGGATGCCTTGAATCCACTACTTTAGCTACCCCAAATCCATTTATTGTCTGCAAATTATCACCATTTCAGTAAAACAGATACAAACATAAAATTTCAGATACATCAGTTGTcaaaaatgcaacaaaaaatCATTCTATTCAATGCTGTACGATAAATATCAGCCAACAGATCTGATGGTGAGGAATAACAAATTCTGGTCAAATGAGAAGCTTCCACAGaggtttacaaaagaaaaagaagttttattaccttaattttcatttattctaACATCTtgaacttcattttttttttttcggcaaGATAAGTTTGAGCATATTCCTAGGAGTTTAGATTCTCAATTGACATGTAAATTGTCATCAAACTTAGAAAATTGAATAATGTTCCTCAATGACGAAAGATAAACAAAATCATAATATATTGGAAGGTCGATTTGGCCAAGAAAAATGCATGTACTGCGGTTAGTTACTAACAAATTCAGGAAAAATGCTAGACCCTATTGAAAGGTCTCCCTCCATCAGAAACTTTTTAACCTTACTCTGATTTCTGAAGAAGCCCTTTTAGCTATTAACCAATTACCTCTAACAGAAGACAATAAACACAATGAACGAAGCATTCAACTTCCACGCCACAATTATTGTCTATATCGAGAGATTATGATAGCATAACAATAAAATAGTATTACAAACTTCAAACACTGACAGCAGGAAGGAAAATTATACTTACAGAGCCAAGGGAGAAACGAGAGAATTGCGCTTCAAGAGAAGAATCTGATTTTTGCATGAGAAAGCTCAGGTAAGGATCACAAGACAAGTAGAAATTCTTAACCAATACCCCTTTACTGGAGCTTTCTGGGACTTTCAAGCTCATGGTGCTGTCTGTTTTGATGATGAAATCAGAGTCTTTTACGAATCCGGTTGCATAGTTTTTCAACACCACCTGCTTGTTCTTCACTACCTCTGCTTCTTCTGCCATTGCAGCACTTTGGTTCAGTATAGACCTGGCACTTTGGAGCAGCAAAGTCTGTCTAGCTTTTTCTGGCTCTTATAGGAGAACACAGAAGTACAGAACAAAAGTCTTGATGTAAGATATGACGTCTTTAAAAAGCCGTGTCAAGAACGGGTGCATGAGAAAGCAGGATGACAAATGGTTGCAGGTCTCAATTTACCTGCAATTACTTTAATTCCACGACAACTAATTGTCAATTAGTAAAACTCATCTTCTTATTCTGTACATTTTCTGAAAGGATATTTATTTTGGGTGGACGAGCTCGATTAGGCTAGATTGAACTCGATTAGGATTGATCAGACACAATCATAAGATATTTGTTTGAGCATGTGAGATCAATCAGACGTAGGAAAATATTTGtccaagaattttttcttcagCTGATCCCACATGGTGATACTACCTGGTGGTAGGTAGTACAGCCAGTCTTTCACGGAGTCCTTCAAAGAGAAGGGGAAGACCttcatttttatctgctcttctgtGATTTCCGTGGGGTTCATACTATTGCAAACGACATCAAGCTCTTACAAGTGCTTGTAGGGCTCCTTACCTGATAGACCATAGAAAGATGGCAAGAAGtgaattagaccagattttagttcaaagAAAGTGTTATCATTCAAACTTGGAAAAGTAATGCACAAAGGCTGTTGGGTCAAATCAGGGGTAGCCAACTCCCTCAATGTTCGTGCATTTGCCATGGTGACTTCCTCTTGATCCGAATCACTCGAGTGGTCACCCCGCAAATTTATCGACTTCACCTCTGGATCCACTCCTTGAGGTGCAATACTGGAttgctcctctctgagctgtctAGTTTCTTTCTTAGTTCGGCGTGcagtcttctctacttcagggtcgaAAATCAATTTGCATGTATGAGAAGAATgaggcataaactagaaaaaataccagaaaattaaaacaaaaaatgaacttaaaaagaaataaataattaacGCCAATCCCCTGCAACggtgccaaaaattgacagatgccaaacctgtgcaataataataataaaaatctaACTACCACTAAAGCAGTCAACAATCAACTCTAGGTACTAGAGCAGGAACTCTAGATATGTAATAGGTtatttgattcaccctgtttCCGAAAAATTTGTTTAAttcgatataccagaattaattagctGACAACGATACTAACAAGTAGACAGtagcaagtagggtcgtctcctcagggattgGGAATATTTGTCTATTTGAAGTTCCAATTGACGATTGGGGGTTTTATCGGAGTAAAGCTAAAAATAATTAAGCAATTAcactaaaaatgaataattaaCTAGCATGAATGTAGACAGAAATTAATTCAGAATAGATAAATTCTaaccaaggatacaactactcagacacagtccat
It contains:
- the LOC113766999 gene encoding 2-alkenal reductase (NADP(+)-dependent)-like — its product is MAEEAEVVKNKQVVLKNYATGFVKDSDFIIKTDSTMSLKVPESSSKGVLVKNFYLSCDPYLSFLMQKSDSSLEAQFSRFSLGSTINGFGVAKVVDSRHPKFEKGDLVWGITGWEEYSLIAEPDSLFKIEHTDVPLSHYTGLLGMSGLTAYGGLFEVCNPKKGEKVFVSAASGSVGLLVGQFAKLTGCHVIGSAGSREKVDLLKNKFGFDDAFNYKEEQDLDAALKRYFPEGIDIHFENVGGKMLDAVLLNMRMHGRIAVCGLMSQYHQEKPEGLYNVASILIKRLRMEGFGVFDYLHLYPKFLDLVLPQIREKKITYVEDIAEGLENGPAALVGLFSGRNVGKQVVLVARE